A window of Lacibacter sediminis contains these coding sequences:
- a CDS encoding RagB/SusD family nutrient uptake outer membrane protein codes for MNNSVKLALATSIILIVFGLPSCKKYLDRPLDANISEKDVFTSFRSFQGFTEELYSCLPDMSKSTWNSEWNMGDDILSTTNANYRLSSEFDNGNYRAWQTGGGGWDNSWLDDRAANTNPNECHDKGLWPLAWYGIRKANLGLANLDMLSNATQNEKDVIRGQLLFFRGFFHFQLMSFWGGLPYIDTVLSSSARLELPRLTYRETALKAAKDFEEAAALLPGNWDNSPVGQATLGNNQQRVTKSMALGFKGKNLLYAASPMMNQSSTGNAGYDVELCKQAADAFARVIKMSEIGESYHKLLPWDKYSENWFTISNYSKHPGYPEVIFGPPTYVGWKSRWSLVNMFIPPPLGGEAGISSPAANYVNYFGMANGLPIDAAGSGYDIADPWTGRDPRFYKSITYDGVRLIRGTANAAYRFANLYNGGNLRLDNTASRSGYLVRKFVTDGCNNTDNEWNNINIVIPYLRLADVYLMYAEAVLHGYGTPQSSHTGSLTAESAVNTIRGRAGVPPVDARFLGSKDAFMSELMRERAVELAFEGLRWHDLRRWMIADQKKYVEKTVIDFDRGSNGKPINLRERVVVTRVFEKKHNWLPLPTSQVNLYPTFGQNPGW; via the coding sequence ATGAATAATTCTGTAAAATTAGCCTTAGCTACAAGTATTATACTTATAGTGTTTGGATTACCGTCTTGTAAAAAATACCTCGACCGCCCACTGGATGCAAACATCTCAGAGAAAGACGTGTTTACCAGTTTCAGAAGCTTTCAGGGTTTTACTGAAGAGTTATATTCCTGCTTGCCTGACATGTCCAAATCTACATGGAACAGTGAATGGAATATGGGTGACGATATTTTGTCAACCACTAACGCAAATTACAGGCTCAGTTCAGAATTTGACAATGGTAACTACCGGGCCTGGCAAACCGGTGGAGGTGGCTGGGATAATAGCTGGCTCGACGACAGAGCGGCTAATACAAACCCAAACGAGTGTCATGATAAAGGTCTGTGGCCATTGGCTTGGTATGGTATACGTAAAGCGAATCTTGGTTTGGCCAATCTGGATATGCTGAGTAATGCAACACAAAATGAAAAGGATGTCATAAGAGGACAGTTATTGTTTTTTCGTGGATTTTTCCATTTTCAATTAATGAGTTTCTGGGGTGGATTACCGTATATCGATACTGTACTATCCAGTTCAGCAAGGCTTGAATTACCGAGATTAACCTACCGGGAAACAGCTCTTAAAGCAGCAAAAGACTTTGAGGAAGCTGCAGCTTTATTGCCAGGCAATTGGGATAACTCTCCGGTAGGCCAGGCAACGTTGGGAAATAATCAACAACGTGTAACAAAATCAATGGCGCTTGGCTTTAAAGGTAAAAATTTACTTTACGCTGCAAGTCCAATGATGAATCAGTCATCTACTGGAAATGCCGGTTACGATGTGGAATTGTGTAAGCAGGCAGCAGATGCCTTTGCGAGAGTTATTAAAATGTCAGAGATCGGGGAATCTTATCATAAATTATTACCCTGGGATAAATACAGTGAAAACTGGTTTACTATCTCCAACTACTCAAAACATCCGGGTTATCCTGAGGTGATTTTTGGCCCTCCAACTTATGTAGGATGGAAATCACGCTGGTCATTAGTGAACATGTTTATACCACCACCATTAGGTGGAGAAGCAGGTATTTCATCACCAGCAGCTAACTACGTTAACTATTTTGGAATGGCAAACGGTCTTCCTATTGATGCTGCAGGATCGGGTTATGATATAGCTGATCCATGGACGGGTCGTGATCCTCGTTTTTACAAATCAATTACATATGATGGAGTACGGTTAATTCGTGGCACTGCAAATGCTGCATATCGTTTTGCCAATCTTTATAACGGAGGTAATCTGCGTCTTGATAATACAGCGAGCCGTAGCGGATATCTTGTTCGCAAGTTTGTAACAGACGGTTGTAACAACACAGACAATGAGTGGAACAATATCAACATTGTAATTCCTTATCTGCGTTTAGCAGATGTTTATCTCATGTATGCTGAGGCGGTATTGCATGGATATGGAACACCTCAAAGCAGTCACACGGGAAGTTTAACAGCGGAAAGTGCTGTAAACACCATAAGAGGAAGAGCAGGCGTGCCTCCTGTAGATGCAAGGTTCCTTGGCTCTAAGGATGCTTTTATGAGTGAACTAATGAGAGAGAGGGCAGTTGAACTCGCCTTCGAAGGTTTGCGTTGGCACGACCTTCGTCGATGGATGATTGCTGATCAGAAAAAATATGTTGAAAAGACTGTGATTGATTTTGACCGCGGATCAAATGGTAAACCCATAAATCTCAGAGAGAGAGTTGTTGTAACAAGAGTGTTTGAAAAGAAACACAATTGGCTGCCTTTACCAACAAGCCAGGTGAATCTTTATCCAACCTTCGGACAAAATCCGGGATGGTAA
- a CDS encoding SusC/RagA family TonB-linked outer membrane protein: MKCVANNWLHKLTLALFGILLAGLPVMAQVSAQTVSGSVKDSSGVALSGATVKVKGTAIATTTDAAGNFKITIPSKDKTLLISYVGMDELEVNVGDQSIIEVRLSVARSTLEDVVIVGYGKQKKESVVGAITQTTGKVLQRAGGVSNIGAALTGNVPGVITVQGTGMPGAEDPLIFIRGQGTWNSSGPLILVDGIERPMAGVDIGSVESVSILKDASATAVFGVKGANGVVLITTKRGVEGKANINITVNSTMKVPSRLPEKYDAYDALTIRNMAIERELAISPASWQDYTPQAIIEKYRNPANAQEAQQYPNIDWQAESLKKMAMAQNANINISGGSSFVKYFTSVDFLHEGDIMKIPNNGKGYKPGFFYDRLNIRANLDFKLTKSTTLSTNISTLYGKRQDTWSGFEYSWYQGIYGLAPDLFYPQYSDGAFGYYPLDPVSTNNPAHILSNNGVRNTKTTQMTTDFILTQDLGMLVKNLSFRGSYSLDNTFVAQGGQFDDGSAIVKWIAPDGRVQYRNTAGPNQFDYILPQWSVRPDAFQNGQTRRRRVYQLQLNHSAKIGRHNITTMGLFMRNENAQGSSFPEFREDWVFRSTYNFANRYFAEINGAYNGSQRFGPDYRFDFFPSAAIGWTLTNEKFMDRLPWLSTLKIRGSYGLVGNDAIGGNYLYLTQWAFGGQTRMGDNNANSPYVWFRENTIGNPDIHWETVAKANIGLDFSLFRGLIEGTFEVYRDQRTDVLVAGTQRAVPAYFGGTPPTSNLGKTIVQGYEIELKFNKNFGRNKEMRLWGNVAITHAKDEIIDRDDPQLLDDYLKQAGYQIGQYRSQLRSGYYNTWDEVYGSSVVDQNDNNKLPGNFNLIDFNGDGVINNFDNVPYAYPERPQNTYTGSVGFDYKRFSIFVQFYAVNNVTRNLAQTNFAANLNSVFKQGDYWTKENTDAASPLPRWKSRLYSYGDFFNYDGSYVRLKTAEISYTLDPLWLIKAGIQSMRVYVNGNNLLFWSKMPDDREANVGSSNFSGQGAYPTVRRINFGINLSL, encoded by the coding sequence ATGAAATGCGTGGCAAACAACTGGCTGCATAAGCTGACACTTGCTCTTTTCGGGATTTTATTGGCGGGGTTACCGGTTATGGCACAAGTAAGTGCACAAACGGTTTCGGGGTCAGTTAAAGATTCTTCCGGTGTTGCCCTTTCAGGGGCTACCGTAAAGGTAAAAGGGACCGCTATTGCAACTACAACCGATGCGGCTGGTAATTTCAAAATAACTATTCCATCAAAAGACAAAACGCTTTTGATCAGTTATGTTGGCATGGATGAGCTGGAAGTGAATGTAGGAGACCAAAGCATCATTGAAGTAAGGCTAAGTGTTGCCCGCTCTACATTGGAAGATGTGGTTATAGTGGGTTACGGAAAGCAGAAGAAAGAAAGTGTTGTAGGCGCCATTACTCAAACAACAGGTAAGGTACTTCAGCGTGCAGGAGGTGTTTCCAATATAGGTGCTGCGCTTACCGGTAATGTACCCGGGGTTATAACTGTGCAGGGAACAGGTATGCCGGGTGCTGAAGATCCGCTAATTTTTATTCGGGGTCAGGGAACATGGAATAGTTCAGGACCACTCATTCTAGTGGATGGAATTGAACGTCCGATGGCCGGAGTTGATATCGGTTCAGTAGAAAGTGTTTCAATTTTAAAGGATGCATCTGCTACAGCCGTGTTTGGTGTAAAAGGTGCAAACGGTGTTGTTCTTATCACTACTAAAAGAGGCGTAGAAGGCAAAGCCAACATAAATATTACAGTTAACTCTACAATGAAAGTTCCTTCTCGTTTGCCCGAGAAGTACGACGCATACGATGCGTTAACAATCAGAAATATGGCGATTGAACGGGAACTTGCAATTAGTCCCGCATCATGGCAGGATTATACTCCACAAGCAATTATTGAAAAATATCGTAACCCTGCAAATGCGCAAGAGGCACAGCAATATCCTAATATCGATTGGCAGGCCGAGTCATTAAAGAAGATGGCCATGGCACAAAATGCCAACATCAATATTTCAGGCGGATCAAGTTTTGTAAAATATTTTACTTCTGTAGATTTTCTTCACGAAGGTGATATCATGAAGATTCCGAATAATGGCAAAGGATATAAACCGGGATTTTTTTATGACAGGTTAAACATTCGTGCAAATCTTGATTTTAAGTTAACCAAAAGCACAACGCTCTCAACCAACATTTCCACACTTTATGGAAAAAGACAGGATACATGGAGCGGTTTTGAATATTCCTGGTATCAGGGAATCTATGGTCTTGCACCCGATCTTTTTTATCCACAGTATAGCGATGGTGCCTTCGGTTATTATCCGCTCGATCCGGTGTCAACCAATAACCCGGCTCACATACTTTCAAATAACGGGGTAAGAAATACGAAGACTACCCAGATGACAACCGATTTTATTTTGACACAGGATCTGGGTATGTTGGTAAAAAATCTGTCGTTTAGAGGTTCGTATTCTTTAGACAATACGTTTGTTGCGCAAGGGGGTCAATTTGACGATGGAAGTGCAATTGTTAAATGGATTGCTCCTGATGGAAGAGTGCAATACAGAAATACAGCAGGCCCTAATCAGTTCGACTATATATTGCCACAATGGTCAGTACGTCCAGATGCTTTCCAGAATGGACAAACAAGAAGAAGGCGTGTGTATCAGTTGCAATTAAATCATTCTGCAAAAATCGGACGGCATAATATCACAACCATGGGCTTGTTTATGCGCAATGAAAATGCACAGGGCAGCTCGTTTCCTGAGTTTCGTGAAGACTGGGTGTTTAGAAGCACGTACAATTTTGCAAACAGATATTTTGCTGAGATCAACGGAGCCTACAATGGTTCACAAAGATTTGGTCCGGATTACAGGTTCGACTTTTTCCCTTCTGCAGCTATAGGATGGACTTTGACGAACGAAAAATTCATGGACAGATTACCTTGGTTATCCACGTTGAAAATCCGGGGTTCTTATGGCTTGGTAGGTAATGATGCAATTGGTGGAAATTACCTTTACCTAACGCAGTGGGCTTTTGGAGGTCAAACACGCATGGGTGATAACAACGCAAACAGTCCCTATGTATGGTTCAGGGAAAATACAATTGGCAATCCGGATATACATTGGGAAACAGTGGCCAAGGCCAATATTGGTTTAGATTTCTCATTATTCAGAGGGCTTATTGAAGGTACGTTCGAGGTTTACAGAGATCAAAGAACAGATGTGTTGGTAGCCGGAACGCAAAGAGCGGTACCTGCTTATTTCGGCGGTACTCCACCAACATCTAACCTTGGTAAAACAATTGTACAGGGATATGAAATTGAGCTGAAGTTCAATAAAAATTTCGGCAGAAACAAAGAAATGCGTTTATGGGGAAATGTAGCGATAACGCATGCAAAAGATGAGATCATTGATCGGGATGATCCTCAATTATTGGATGATTATTTAAAGCAGGCGGGTTACCAGATCGGCCAGTACAGATCGCAATTGCGTTCAGGTTATTACAATACCTGGGATGAGGTTTACGGTAGCAGTGTTGTAGATCAAAACGACAATAATAAATTGCCTGGAAACTTTAACCTGATTGATTTCAATGGTGATGGTGTAATTAACAACTTTGACAATGTACCATATGCCTACCCGGAAAGACCTCAAAATACATATACAGGCAGCGTGGGATTTGATTACAAACGTTTCTCAATTTTCGTTCAATTCTATGCAGTAAATAATGTAACAAGGAATCTTGCGCAAACAAACTTCGCTGCAAATCTGAACTCTGTTTTCAAGCAAGGAGATTATTGGACGAAAGAGAATACAGATGCTGCTTCACCACTTCCCCGTTGGAAGTCACGTTTATATAGCTATGGTGATTTCTTCAACTACGACGGTTCTTATGTTCGTTTAAAAACAGCGGAAATATCTTACACGTTAGACCCATTATGGTTAATAAAGGCGGGTATTCAATCAATGCGTGTTTATGTAAATGGTAATAACCTTCTTTTTTGGAGTAAGATGCCCGACGATCGTGAAGCAAATGTTGGTTCAAGTAATTTTTCCGGTCAGGGTGCATATCCAACCGTTCGCAGGATCAACTTTGGAATTAACCTCAGTTTATAA
- a CDS encoding RNA polymerase sigma-70 factor, whose translation MEVIKDLQRQFATNADMRAYKELYMLLFDGLHRFSYSLVKSREGAEEIVSDVFIKLWQIRNELHHIDNLKGYLYTVARNLSLNYLEKKSRNPVGHLNDIDVEKVIEFNSPEDLFISNETIKGIEQVVHRLPAQCKMVFHLVREEGLKYKEVATELNISVFTVRNQMTIATRKIGEALSQRISNRMGLEISNLIPVDQMKKTS comes from the coding sequence ATGGAAGTAATAAAAGATTTGCAACGCCAGTTTGCTACGAATGCAGACATGAGGGCATATAAAGAACTTTATATGCTCCTGTTTGATGGTCTTCATAGATTTTCTTATTCCCTCGTTAAGTCTCGTGAAGGCGCAGAAGAAATAGTCTCAGATGTCTTTATTAAATTATGGCAAATAAGGAACGAGCTGCATCACATCGATAACCTGAAGGGCTATCTCTACACGGTTGCAAGAAACCTCTCTCTCAACTATCTGGAAAAAAAATCCAGAAACCCTGTTGGTCATCTAAATGATATAGATGTAGAAAAGGTAATTGAATTCAACAGCCCTGAAGATCTGTTTATTTCGAATGAAACCATAAAGGGAATTGAACAAGTTGTACATAGGCTTCCAGCCCAATGCAAAATGGTATTTCACTTGGTTAGAGAGGAAGGGTTAAAATATAAAGAGGTAGCTACTGAATTGAATATTTCTGTTTTCACGGTACGCAATCAAATGACGATTGCTACCAGGAAGATCGGAGAAGCTCTGTCGCAGCGTATTTCTAACCGCATGGGGTTGGAAATTTCTAATTTGATACCTGTTGATCAAATGAAAAAGACCAGTTGA